The following proteins are encoded in a genomic region of Sorangiineae bacterium MSr12523:
- a CDS encoding phytanoyl-CoA dioxygenase family protein, whose protein sequence is MADRSDIRWFSDDACKLDEFRALVEQTPDPRDYPHADGFAQKGIVYDCPRLRGVLETAAGREGVAREWVSALSDGPGLILLRGAFHGPVVDRATESFFAMIAEQRARGAASGDHFAKPGENDRVWNALEKLAVSAPEVFADYYANDMLALVSLAWLGPNYQVTSQVNVVNPGGQAQLPHRDYHLGFQSDDFTARCPPHVHRLSPVLTLQGAVAHGPMPLESGPTLYLPYSQRYELGYLAWRRPEFRAYFDEHKAQWPLEKGDAVFFNPALFHAAGHNRTADTRRMANLLQISSAFGRAMESVNRERMVNALYPVLLQRKGDGALPNVIAAAAEGYPFPTNLDRDPPIGGLAPASQAELVSRALEDGWTPARLRSELEAARERTEP, encoded by the coding sequence ATGGCTGATCGCTCCGACATTCGCTGGTTTTCCGACGATGCATGCAAGTTGGACGAGTTTCGCGCGCTGGTCGAGCAAACGCCGGATCCGCGCGATTACCCGCACGCGGATGGTTTCGCGCAGAAGGGCATCGTGTACGACTGCCCGCGGTTACGTGGCGTCTTGGAAACGGCTGCAGGACGCGAAGGCGTGGCGCGCGAATGGGTTTCCGCGTTGAGCGACGGGCCAGGGCTCATTCTGTTGCGTGGCGCATTTCATGGGCCGGTTGTCGACCGGGCCACGGAGTCCTTCTTCGCGATGATTGCCGAGCAACGCGCCCGCGGCGCGGCCTCGGGCGATCACTTCGCCAAGCCTGGGGAAAACGATCGCGTTTGGAATGCGCTGGAAAAGCTGGCGGTGTCGGCCCCCGAGGTTTTCGCCGACTATTATGCGAACGACATGTTGGCGCTCGTATCGCTGGCGTGGCTAGGGCCGAATTACCAGGTAACGTCGCAGGTCAACGTGGTCAATCCCGGCGGGCAAGCGCAGCTTCCCCATCGGGATTACCATCTCGGTTTTCAATCGGATGATTTTACCGCGCGATGCCCCCCGCACGTGCACCGCCTCTCCCCCGTGCTGACGCTGCAGGGAGCGGTGGCCCATGGACCTATGCCGTTGGAGAGCGGGCCCACGCTGTATTTGCCTTATTCGCAGAGATACGAGTTGGGGTATCTCGCATGGCGCCGGCCGGAGTTTCGGGCTTACTTCGATGAGCACAAGGCTCAATGGCCTTTGGAAAAGGGGGATGCGGTGTTCTTCAATCCGGCCTTGTTCCACGCGGCAGGGCACAATCGCACGGCGGATACTCGGCGCATGGCGAACCTGCTGCAGATCTCGTCGGCCTTCGGGCGCGCCATGGAGAGCGTGAATCGGGAGCGCATGGTGAATGCGCTCTATCCCGTGCTTTTGCAGCGCAAGGGGGACGGTGCACTGCCCAATGTCATCGCGGCCGCGGCGGAGGGCTATCCTTTTCCCACCAATCTGGATCGCGATCCGCCGATTGGGGGGCTTGCGCCCGCGTCGCAGGCCGAGTTGGTCTCACGAGCCCTCGAGGATGGGTGGACGCCGGCGCGACTGCGCAGCGAGCTCGAGGCGGCCCGGGAGCGCACGGAGCCTTAA